DNA sequence from the Luteitalea sp. genome:
GAACCCATCCTTTGTTTGGATGCTCAGCGCGCCACCGAGTGTATTGAGCCCAAAGAGCGGATTCGAGCCAGGGATGCCGTTCACGCTGGCAATCGCCGCCACCGGGATCGTGTCCCAGCTCACCGTGTCGCCGAACGGCTCGTTGATCCGCACGCCGTCCTGGTACAGGGCCAACCCCTGGGCGCCGCCGAGCAGCGGCGATCCGGTGAAGCCGCGGAAGAGCAGATCCGGCTGGAACGTGCCGCCCTGTACCTCGCTCAGCTGCATGCCCATGGCGCGCTCGGCGAAAAGCGACGGCAGCTCGGCCTGCGGAGCGGCCCGCGAAACGGCCCTGGCGCTTGGGGTGAGCACCTGGACGTTGGCTGGAATCTTCAGCTTCGGAAGGCCGATCCCATGGATCGGTGTGACGCCAACCACCTCGATGGTCTGCTGATAACGTGGAGCCTGCGAGCTCTGCGCCTGCGGTGCCTGGTCTGGATCCTGCGCTGCTGCGGCAGGAATGGTCGCCAACAGCAACGCGATGAGAGGCAGGCAACGGACAATCATCGGAAAGGCGTGTGGTCTCGTCCTCGTCTCTTCATTGACGCGCCGACTCGGGCAGCGCGAAGGCGTACAGCGCGTTGCCGCCAGGCACCGCGACGTACTGGCGGCCACCCACGGCGTACGTCATCGGACCGCTCCTCCCCACCGTGCCGCCAAGATTCGTCCTCCACAAAACGACACCACTGCGCACGTCGAGGGCGACGAAGGTGCCGTCCATTCCGCCCCCAAAGAGCACGTCGGCGGCCGTCGTGAGAACGCCGCCCTCAGTATAGTTGGGCATCTTGAATTCCCACTTCTTCTCGCCGGTGCGTGGATCCAACGCTCGAATGGCGCCGTATCCCTCTTCTTCCTTCCGGACGGCCGCACGCACGCGCACCTCTCGCCGCGAGCCGGGAGGCGGCCCGCCCCTGCCGGCATACTTCTCCCCTGGCACGTACTTCGCGGGCGCTGAGTACGACACGGAGCTGTAATTGTCCCACGTGGGCACATAGATCAAACCGGTGCGCGGGCTGTACGACGGCGAGTACCAGTTCGTGCCGCCTTGCGTGCCAGGTTCGATCAACGTGCCTTCCGGGCTCGATTGTGACCCGGGGGCGCGGATGGGGCGACCCTTTTCGTCGAAGCCGATGTTCCAGTTCTGTGTGACGAACGCCTTGGCCATCAGAAACTCGCCGGTGGCGCGATCCAGCACGTAGAAGAAGCCGTTGCGATTGGCCCACAGCATCAGCTTCCGCGGCTCGCCTTCCCATTCCGCGTCGACCAGCACCGGCACCTGCACCGAGTCGTGATCGAAAGGATCGCCAGGTGTGAACTGATAGTGCCATTTCAGCTTGCCGGTCGCGACATCCACGGCAACGACCGAGTTCGTATAGAGGTTGTCTCCGGGCCGCGGCTCGGTGTTCCATCCCGGGTTGGGATTCCCCGTTCCCCAGTACGTCACGTTCAATTCGGGATCGTAGGCGCCAGTCACCCACAGCGGCGCACCGCCATGCTTCCAGGAGTCGCCACCCCAGCTCTCGTTGCCCGGCTCGCCTGGCTGGGGAATCGTGTTGAAGCGCCAGAGCTCCTTCCCCGTCGCCGGATCGTGCGCGCTCAACCAGCAGTTCTTCCCCCACTCGTTGGTCCCGACACCGACCAGGATCTTGTCATCCACGGCCAACGGCGCAAGCGTCACCGAATAGCCTTCTTCCGTCTCCGCGAGCAGCGTGTTCCACCGCTCGCGCCCTGTCTTTGCGTCGATGGCAATCAGGCGCGCATCGATCGCCACCCAGTACACGGTGTCGCCGAGAATGGCGACACCCTTGGCGACCTTGAGCCAGTACTTCGCGTGGGGTTCGACTCATACCGATAGGTCCAGAAGATGCGGCCCGTGGCGGCGTCGAGCGCCACCACCTCGTCTGCTTGGACCGTGTACATCACGCCGTCCACCACGAGCGGCGTGGCCGAATAGCCTCGGTCCAGGATGTAACCCGGTTGATAGACCCATTGCAGCTGCAGGTTCTTCGCGTTGTCCGTCGTAATCTGGTCC
Encoded proteins:
- a CDS encoding PQQ-binding-like beta-propeller repeat protein, which encodes MAIDARLIAIDAKTGRERWNTLLAETEEGYSVTLAPLAVDDKILVGVGTNEWGKNCWLSAHDPATGKELWRFNTIPQPGEPGNESWGGDSWKHGGAPLWVTGAYDPELNVTYWGTGNPNPGWNTEPRPGDNLYTNSVVAVDVATGKLKWHYQFTPGDPFDHDSVQVPVLVDAEWEGEPRKLMLWANRNGFFYVLDRATGEFLMAKAFVTQNWNIGFDEKGRPIRAPGSQSSPEGTLIEPGTQGGTNWYSPSYSPRTGLIYVPTWDNYSSVSYSAPAKYVPGEKYAGRGGPPPGSRREVRVRAAVRKEEEGYGAIRALDPRTGEKKWEFKMPNYTEGGVLTTAADVLFGGGMDGTFVALDVRSGVVLWRTNLGGTVGRSGPMTYAVGGRQYVAVPGGNALYAFALPESARQ
- a CDS encoding TonB-dependent receptor plug domain-containing protein → MIVRCLPLIALLLATIPAAAAQDPDQAPQAQSSQAPRYQQTIEVVGVTPIHGIGLPKLKIPANVQVLTPSARAVSRAAPQAELPSLFAERAMGMQLSEVQGGTFQPDLLFRGFTGSPLLGGAQGLALYQDGVRINEPFGDTVSWDTIPVAAIASVNGIPGSNPLFGLNTLGGALSIQTKDGFTHPGHSASFTLGSFGRKTLEVSSGGRRGSLAYFAAGTLTDEDGWRDFSPSSVRRVYGDVAWRDKVHLVQVSVTAASNDVIGNGAVPEQLLTTNRRAVFTHPDATDNRMLMATVRARRVHSDRTRLDAVAYYRDGSVDTFNGDAADEEDEEEEEEEETEEETEEETEEEGVLDED